The Tenebrio molitor chromosome 3, icTenMoli1.1, whole genome shotgun sequence genome contains a region encoding:
- the LOC138125264 gene encoding uncharacterized protein isoform X2 — translation MKPLFIIAILHLLYFVSGELDLQNVEIPDIDIDNFTAIKEKCDKAGGNGTFDRLLASKESLQTCITNFVNVTVLANEVEESKKTGSMDEVFGKYCAKRSKVVTCVNSFISNLRPCLNAEENKALNVTLDILKQLGEFLCYRDGDRIAMFIAEGGVECIKSHTEGIQNCVTSTFKINATVNMNSVPNLLMDKKKCDDLGKLQNCVVEELEKCKDSTPANIIDALFRFIKRSACSNKNKRSVYAHGIFKRSAAFTYDIYNVAQVREKVINIIKEKCSLNGPEGSAEAFIENLESTISCFANKTKSGPFFASSADTAKQYIKNCTEKLIEKTEICLPDEEKHWPKFCLEVAQNVIDFFFANKNTIKMPRAELTNCFQNLKRHRRDLIECLNFSNTKDLRKEAVCGRLVKTKTCFSEQIRKRCVPDVTITKLNNDYFDAVISPCNKNQ, via the exons ATGAAGCCGTTGTTCATAATTGCAATTCTTCATCTGTTAT ATTTCGTCTCCGGAGAACTGGACTtgcaaaatgtagaaattcCAGATATTGATATTGACAATTTTACcgcaataaaagaaaaatgcgATAAAGCTGGCGGCAACGGAACCTTTGATCGACTTTTA GCGTCAAAAGAATCTCTTCAAACATGCATTACCAATTTCGTGAATGTGACCGTTTTGGCAAACGAAGTAGAAGAATCGAAGAAAACCGGTTCCATGGACGAAGTTTTCGGGAAATATTGTGCCAAGCGCTCTAAAGTGGTAACTTGCGTGAACAGTTTCATCAGCAATCTTCGTCCGTGCTTGAATGCCGAAgaaaacaaagctctaaatGTTACTCTAGATATTTTAAAGCAGTTAGGCGAATTCCTTTGCTACAGAGATGGCGACAGAATTGCTA TGTTTATCGCCGAAGGTGGAGTCGAATGTATTAAAAGCCATACAGAAGGCATACAAAATTGCGTTACTTCAACGTTTAAGATCAACGCAACTGTCAACATGAATTCAGTACCGAATTTGTTGATGGATAAGAAAAAATGCGA CGACTTgggtaaattgcaaaattgcgTTGTGGAAgagttagaaaaatgtaaagataGTACTCCTGCCAATATCATTGATGCACTCTTTAGGTTTATCAAGCGTTCAGCTTGttccaacaaaaataaacgtaGCGTATATGCTC ACGGTattttcaaaagaagcgcagctTTTACTTACGATATTTATAACGTAGCACAGGTAAGAGAGAAggttataaatataattaaagAGAAATGTTCATTAAATGGTCCCGAGGGCAGTGCCGAAGCTttcatt GAAAATTTAGAAAGCACGATATCGTGCTTTGCAAATAAAACTAAAAGTGGACCCTTCTTTGCTTCTTCTGCTGACACAGCCAAAcaatacataaaaaattgtaccgaGAAATTAATCGAGAAAACTGAGATTTGTTTACCTGACGAGGAAAAGCATTGGCCCAAATTCTGCTTAGAAGTAGCTCAAAAtgtgattgatttttttttcgcaaaTAAGAACACGATAA AAATGCCCAGAGCTGAACTTACAAATTgtttccaaaatttaaaacgaCATAGGAGAGATTTGATCGAGTGTCTGAATTTCTCCAACACAAAGGATCTGCGGAAGGAGGCTGTTTGTGG GCGATTGGTAAAGACCAAAACATGTTTTTCTGAACAAATTCGTAAAAGGTGCGTCCCTGATGTTACTATCACTAAATTAAATAACGACTATTTCGACGCTGTTATATCTCCATGCAACAAAAATCAATAG
- the LOC138125264 gene encoding uncharacterized protein isoform X1 — translation MKPLFIIAILHLLYFVSGELDLQNVEIPDIDIDNFTAIKEKCDKAGGNGTFDRLLASKESLQTCITNFVNVTVLANEVEESKKTGSMDEVFGKYCAKRSKVVTCVNSFISNLRPCLNAEENKALNVTLDILKQLGEFLCYRDGDRIAMFIAEGGVECIKSHTEGIQNCVTSTFKINATVNMNSVPNLLMDKKKCDDLGKLQNCVVEELEKCKDSTPANIIDALFRFIKRSACSNKNKRSVYAHGIFKRSAAFTYDIYNVAQVREKVINIIKEKCSLNGPEGSAEAFIENLESTISCFANKTKSGPFFASSADTAKQYIKNCTEKLIEKTEICLPDEEKHWPKFCLEVAQNVIDFFFANKNTIIEMPRAELTNCFQNLKRHRRDLIECLNFSNTKDLRKEAVCGRLVKTKTCFSEQIRKRCVPDVTITKLNNDYFDAVISPCNKNQ, via the exons ATGAAGCCGTTGTTCATAATTGCAATTCTTCATCTGTTAT ATTTCGTCTCCGGAGAACTGGACTtgcaaaatgtagaaattcCAGATATTGATATTGACAATTTTACcgcaataaaagaaaaatgcgATAAAGCTGGCGGCAACGGAACCTTTGATCGACTTTTA GCGTCAAAAGAATCTCTTCAAACATGCATTACCAATTTCGTGAATGTGACCGTTTTGGCAAACGAAGTAGAAGAATCGAAGAAAACCGGTTCCATGGACGAAGTTTTCGGGAAATATTGTGCCAAGCGCTCTAAAGTGGTAACTTGCGTGAACAGTTTCATCAGCAATCTTCGTCCGTGCTTGAATGCCGAAgaaaacaaagctctaaatGTTACTCTAGATATTTTAAAGCAGTTAGGCGAATTCCTTTGCTACAGAGATGGCGACAGAATTGCTA TGTTTATCGCCGAAGGTGGAGTCGAATGTATTAAAAGCCATACAGAAGGCATACAAAATTGCGTTACTTCAACGTTTAAGATCAACGCAACTGTCAACATGAATTCAGTACCGAATTTGTTGATGGATAAGAAAAAATGCGA CGACTTgggtaaattgcaaaattgcgTTGTGGAAgagttagaaaaatgtaaagataGTACTCCTGCCAATATCATTGATGCACTCTTTAGGTTTATCAAGCGTTCAGCTTGttccaacaaaaataaacgtaGCGTATATGCTC ACGGTattttcaaaagaagcgcagctTTTACTTACGATATTTATAACGTAGCACAGGTAAGAGAGAAggttataaatataattaaagAGAAATGTTCATTAAATGGTCCCGAGGGCAGTGCCGAAGCTttcatt GAAAATTTAGAAAGCACGATATCGTGCTTTGCAAATAAAACTAAAAGTGGACCCTTCTTTGCTTCTTCTGCTGACACAGCCAAAcaatacataaaaaattgtaccgaGAAATTAATCGAGAAAACTGAGATTTGTTTACCTGACGAGGAAAAGCATTGGCCCAAATTCTGCTTAGAAGTAGCTCAAAAtgtgattgatttttttttcgcaaaTAAGAACACGATAA TAGAAATGCCCAGAGCTGAACTTACAAATTgtttccaaaatttaaaacgaCATAGGAGAGATTTGATCGAGTGTCTGAATTTCTCCAACACAAAGGATCTGCGGAAGGAGGCTGTTTGTGG GCGATTGGTAAAGACCAAAACATGTTTTTCTGAACAAATTCGTAAAAGGTGCGTCCCTGATGTTACTATCACTAAATTAAATAACGACTATTTCGACGCTGTTATATCTCCATGCAACAAAAATCAATAG